A window from Mesorhizobium sp. WSM2240 encodes these proteins:
- a CDS encoding type II and III secretion system protein family protein, with protein MLLAGTSLDGVVGVRAAGLSDGLVEIGSSSAAGQRVKLGLNKSVVIDLPSDAYDILVANPAVADAVTRTARRIYLFGKAVGQTNIFVFGPNGEQIASLDLAVERDVAGLEDYIQRFIPNSDITVELINDNVVLTGTVDTPLDAKRAAELANIFVSGGEATTGQYSQTASGGSSDGGVAIDNPDSTRRTSQIVNLLQIIGEDQVTLKVTVAEVNRNVMKQLGVNLVASGSSDGLSWGAISKPIYGLGKPLAQSGLSLSGDILDSYFNAMEQSGVMKTLAEPTLTAVSGEKATFKVGGEFNVISDQSVSPPTPARDTNGDGVIDEPASYGGVAYDVSKVEYGIGLEFLPVVLSAGRISLKIRTSVSEPTTEGSVGFTADPLMRQGSNFLSIRKRLADTTVELPSGGSMMIAGLVRDDIRQAVNGLPGLTKIPVLGTLFRSRDFVRNETELVIIVTPYLVKPTARNALAKPDDNFNAASDGAGMFLGKVNRVYGTMQTDKPNGRYHGMVGFIYK; from the coding sequence ATGCTGCTTGCCGGCACGAGCCTCGACGGCGTCGTTGGCGTTCGTGCGGCCGGCCTGTCGGACGGCCTGGTCGAAATCGGCTCCTCATCCGCCGCCGGCCAGCGCGTCAAGCTTGGTCTCAACAAGTCGGTCGTCATCGACCTTCCGAGCGACGCCTACGATATCCTCGTAGCCAATCCCGCTGTCGCCGATGCTGTGACGCGCACCGCGCGCCGCATCTACCTTTTCGGCAAAGCGGTAGGCCAGACCAATATCTTCGTCTTCGGGCCGAACGGCGAGCAGATCGCCAGCCTCGATCTCGCCGTCGAGCGCGATGTCGCCGGCCTTGAGGATTACATCCAGCGCTTCATCCCCAATTCGGACATCACCGTCGAGTTGATCAACGACAATGTCGTTCTCACGGGCACCGTGGACACGCCCCTCGACGCGAAGCGCGCGGCCGAGCTTGCCAATATCTTCGTCAGCGGCGGTGAAGCGACGACCGGTCAATATTCGCAGACCGCATCGGGCGGTTCCTCCGATGGCGGGGTCGCCATCGACAATCCCGATTCAACGCGGCGCACCAGCCAGATCGTCAACCTCTTGCAGATCATCGGCGAGGATCAGGTCACGCTGAAGGTGACCGTCGCCGAAGTCAACCGCAACGTGATGAAGCAGCTTGGCGTCAACCTCGTTGCCAGCGGCTCGAGCGACGGCCTGAGTTGGGGCGCGATCAGCAAGCCGATTTATGGTCTCGGCAAGCCGCTCGCGCAGTCGGGTTTGTCGCTGTCCGGCGATATACTCGATAGCTACTTCAACGCGATGGAGCAATCGGGCGTCATGAAGACGCTGGCCGAGCCCACTTTGACGGCGGTCTCCGGCGAGAAAGCTACCTTTAAAGTTGGTGGCGAGTTCAATGTGATTAGCGACCAATCGGTTTCGCCGCCTACACCCGCGCGGGACACCAACGGTGATGGCGTAATCGATGAACCCGCTTCATATGGCGGCGTCGCCTATGACGTATCAAAGGTCGAATACGGCATCGGGCTGGAATTTCTGCCGGTGGTGCTTTCTGCAGGACGGATCAGTCTGAAGATACGCACGTCGGTGTCCGAACCGACCACCGAAGGTTCGGTCGGGTTTACGGCCGATCCGCTGATGCGGCAGGGATCGAATTTTCTTTCGATCCGCAAGCGGCTCGCCGACACGACTGTCGAACTGCCTTCCGGCGGGTCCATGATGATAGCTGGTCTGGTGCGAGACGACATCCGGCAGGCCGTCAACGGTCTGCCCGGACTGACAAAGATTCCGGTCTTGGGGACGCTGTTCAGGAGCCGCGATTTCGTCCGCAACGAAACCGAGCTCGTCATCATCGTGACGCCCTATCTGGTCAAGCCGACCGCGCGCAACGCGCTCGCCAAGCCAGACGACAATTTCAACGCCGCGAGCGACGGCGCCGGGATGTTCCTGGGCAAGGTCAATCGCGTCTACGGCACCATGCAGACCGACAAGCCGAAT
- the cpaB gene encoding Flp pilus assembly protein CpaB: MAASRLIILGVAVAAAGGAGYVAKNMSAPPAEIIVEAGPQQPSIETTEVLVLSGDVPMGAPVGDQLSWQAWPSSAVTEHFITRAAEPDAMEKLKGSIARLAMYGGEPLRRSKLVGEGQSFMSSILPSGSRAVATQIAADTSAGGFILPNDFVDVIMTRRSDTANAGGGFVTETILKNIKVLAIDQAIQEDEEGRRVKVGETATLELTPQQAEIITVAQQMADRLTLALRSVADAQEPPQKDADYLVSGNGRRGTVRLIKSGEVSEVGARK; encoded by the coding sequence ATGGCTGCATCGAGATTGATCATATTGGGCGTAGCCGTGGCTGCGGCGGGCGGCGCTGGCTACGTGGCGAAGAACATGTCGGCGCCTCCGGCAGAAATCATTGTCGAGGCTGGCCCGCAACAGCCGTCAATCGAGACGACGGAAGTGCTGGTGCTTTCCGGCGACGTGCCCATGGGCGCTCCGGTAGGCGACCAATTGTCCTGGCAGGCCTGGCCCTCCAGCGCCGTTACCGAGCATTTCATCACCCGCGCGGCCGAGCCCGACGCGATGGAAAAGCTGAAAGGTTCGATCGCCCGCCTCGCCATGTATGGCGGCGAGCCGCTGCGCCGCTCCAAGCTGGTCGGCGAAGGCCAGAGCTTCATGTCGTCTATCCTGCCCTCGGGATCGCGCGCCGTCGCCACGCAGATCGCCGCCGACACGTCGGCCGGCGGCTTCATCCTTCCCAACGACTTTGTCGACGTCATCATGACGCGCCGTTCCGACACGGCCAATGCGGGTGGAGGCTTCGTTACCGAGACCATTCTCAAGAACATCAAGGTTCTGGCGATCGACCAGGCCATCCAGGAGGATGAGGAGGGCCGCCGCGTCAAGGTCGGCGAAACGGCGACGCTGGAGCTAACGCCGCAGCAAGCCGAGATCATTACCGTCGCCCAGCAGATGGCCGATCGCCTGACGCTCGCTTTGCGTTCGGTGGCCGACGCGCAAGAACCGCCCCAGAAAGACGCCGATTATCTCGTCTCCGGCAACGGCCGGCGCGGCACGGTCCGCCTTATTAAATCGGGCGAAGTTTCCGAAGTGGGAGCCAGGAAATGA
- a CDS encoding Flp family type IVb pilin, producing MSKLVARFVKDESGATAIEYGLIAALIALAIIAGAGAVGNSLSTKFNSISTKLNSAN from the coding sequence ATGTCTAAACTCGTTGCACGTTTTGTGAAGGACGAATCCGGCGCGACCGCCATCGAATACGGTCTGATCGCCGCTCTTATCGCTCTCGCCATCATTGCCGGCGCCGGCGCGGTCGGAAATTCGCTGAGCACCAAGTTCAACTCTATCTCGACCAAGCTCAACTCGGCCAACTAA
- a CDS encoding phosphopentomutase: protein MARAFLFVLDSFGIGGAADAERFGDFGSNTFAHIAENCAAGKADRDGLRQGPLKIPNMLALGLGRAGALATGFSFGQEAPQLMPSSLHGAADEVSSGKDTPSGHWEIAAVPVPFEWGYFPQTEPTFPAALTKAIIKEGNVPGILGNCHASGTEIIAKLGEEHIRSGKPICYTSADSVIQIAAHESHFGLERLYDLCKTVRKLVDPLNIGRVIARPFVGESPADFERTANRRDFAVPPPEPTLLDRLVARGSRVIGMGKIGDIFAHRGVSEVRKAGGNMALFDETLIAMDDARDGDLVFANFVDFDTLYGHRRDIAGYAAALEEFDRRLPEALTRLKSGDLLLLTADHGCDPSWRGSDHTRERVPIIGMIPGRSGGSVGLRNTFADIGETVAAHLGLPPGRHGASFYKTISAHA, encoded by the coding sequence ATGGCCCGCGCATTCCTGTTCGTCCTCGATTCATTCGGCATTGGCGGCGCAGCCGACGCCGAGCGCTTCGGCGATTTCGGGTCGAACACATTCGCCCATATCGCCGAAAACTGCGCGGCGGGAAAAGCCGACCGGGACGGATTGCGGCAGGGGCCTCTCAAGATTCCCAACATGCTGGCGCTGGGGCTCGGGCGAGCCGGGGCGCTGGCGACCGGCTTCTCCTTCGGCCAGGAGGCGCCGCAGCTTATGCCTTCCTCTTTACACGGTGCGGCCGACGAGGTGTCGAGCGGCAAGGACACGCCGTCCGGCCATTGGGAAATCGCGGCGGTGCCGGTACCGTTCGAATGGGGATATTTCCCGCAGACCGAACCGACCTTCCCCGCCGCGCTGACGAAAGCCATCATCAAGGAAGGCAATGTTCCGGGCATTCTCGGCAATTGCCATGCTTCGGGAACGGAAATCATCGCGAAACTCGGCGAAGAGCACATCAGGAGCGGCAAGCCGATCTGCTACACATCGGCGGATTCGGTCATCCAGATCGCCGCGCATGAGAGCCATTTCGGGCTCGAACGCCTCTACGACCTTTGCAAGACAGTGCGAAAGCTGGTCGATCCACTCAATATCGGGCGAGTGATCGCGCGGCCTTTCGTCGGCGAGAGCCCAGCCGATTTCGAACGCACTGCCAATCGGCGCGACTTCGCCGTGCCGCCGCCCGAGCCGACGCTGCTCGACCGGCTGGTTGCGCGCGGCAGCCGTGTGATCGGCATGGGCAAGATCGGCGACATCTTCGCGCATCGCGGCGTATCCGAAGTGCGCAAGGCGGGGGGCAACATGGCGCTGTTCGACGAGACGCTGATCGCCATGGACGATGCCCGCGATGGCGATCTCGTGTTCGCCAATTTCGTCGATTTCGACACGCTTTACGGGCACCGGCGCGACATAGCCGGCTATGCTGCTGCGCTCGAGGAGTTCGACCGCCGTTTGCCGGAGGCGCTGACGCGGTTGAAAAGCGGCGATCTTCTGCTTTTGACCGCCGACCATGGCTGCGACCCCTCCTGGCGCGGCAGCGATCATACGCGGGAGCGCGTTCCGATCATCGGCATGATCCCTGGCCGTTCCGGCGGGTCGGTCGGCCTCAGGAACACCTTCGCCGATATCGGGGAGACGGTCGCCGCGCACCTCGGCCTGCCGCCCGGCCGCCACGGTGCATCCTTCTACAAGACGATTTCCGCGCATGCCTGA
- a CDS encoding pilus assembly protein N-terminal domain-containing protein, with product MAAQRYFLRIAGAAALIAASTLAAHSGAGIEVVMNQAKIVKLSRAADTIVIGNPAIADAAVQDGTTIVLTGKGFGVTNLVVLDEAGTPIVDEQVTVTRQTTSSVRIYRRANLQTLSCTPYCENSYKTDAERESDMALGASQ from the coding sequence ATGGCCGCGCAGAGATATTTTCTTCGCATTGCAGGCGCAGCCGCGCTCATTGCCGCGTCCACGCTTGCTGCGCACTCGGGCGCTGGCATCGAGGTGGTCATGAACCAGGCCAAGATCGTCAAGCTTTCGCGCGCTGCAGACACGATCGTGATAGGCAATCCGGCTATCGCCGATGCAGCGGTGCAGGACGGCACGACAATCGTGCTGACAGGAAAAGGCTTTGGTGTGACCAATCTCGTCGTGCTGGACGAGGCGGGTACCCCCATTGTCGACGAGCAGGTGACCGTAACGCGGCAGACGACTTCGTCAGTGCGCATCTACCGCCGCGCCAATCTTCAGACATTGTCCTGCACGCCCTATTGCGAGAACTCCTATAAGACCGATGCCGAGCGGGAATCGGACATGGCGCTCGGCGCGAGCCAATAG
- a CDS encoding TadE/TadG family type IV pilus assembly protein: MFARPNRESETPQKRRRSTLSRFVRDRSGATAIEFTILAIPFSLLVFAILESCISFAGQQVMSNVADDIARQLRTGQIKASDPAFTHDSLRNKICEKLEIMVADGCIGLNVDLRSFDTFEEAAALRIEFLGSSKDDRTLAPSNFTFKPGPSLSKNVLRVFYEWPVITDFMRASMSNLKGGKTLHFATVTWQNEPFDD, from the coding sequence ATGTTTGCCAGACCCAACAGGGAAAGCGAGACTCCGCAAAAGCGGCGGCGGAGCACTCTGTCGCGGTTCGTGCGCGATCGAAGCGGCGCCACTGCGATCGAGTTCACGATCCTGGCGATACCGTTCTCGCTGCTGGTCTTCGCGATTCTCGAGAGCTGTATCTCCTTTGCCGGGCAGCAGGTCATGTCCAATGTCGCTGACGACATCGCCCGCCAACTGCGGACGGGCCAGATCAAGGCCAGCGATCCGGCCTTCACCCACGATTCGCTTAGGAACAAGATCTGCGAGAAGCTGGAGATCATGGTCGCCGACGGCTGCATCGGCCTGAACGTCGATCTTCGCAGCTTCGACACGTTCGAGGAAGCGGCTGCCCTGCGCATCGAATTTCTGGGCAGCAGCAAGGACGACAGGACGCTTGCGCCGTCCAATTTCACCTTCAAGCCGGGCCCGTCTCTGTCCAAGAACGTCCTGCGGGTATTTTATGAATGGCCCGTCATAACCGACTTCATGCGCGCCTCGATGTCCAACCTGAAGGGGGGCAAGACGCTGCATTTCGCAACCGTAACCTGGCAGAACGAGCCGTTCGACGACTGA
- a CDS encoding prepilin peptidase: MLEALIFVVFPFCMVFAAVSDMLSMTIANRVAVVLVATFAVVAPLTGMDWAHYGWHFAAGGLVLLVTFALFALGGMGGGDAKLMSATALFLGFNVHLVEYLVISAFLGGVITVAILKYRNSALAVFTSRNMFLRHFADDAVGVPYGIALGLGGLVAYPNSPLVVWALERLATN; encoded by the coding sequence ATGCTCGAAGCGTTGATATTCGTGGTTTTCCCGTTCTGCATGGTCTTTGCGGCGGTTTCCGACATGCTGTCGATGACGATAGCCAACCGCGTCGCTGTGGTTCTGGTGGCGACGTTTGCCGTCGTAGCGCCTCTCACCGGCATGGACTGGGCCCATTATGGCTGGCATTTCGCCGCCGGCGGCTTGGTGCTGCTGGTAACCTTCGCGCTTTTCGCGCTGGGCGGTATGGGAGGCGGCGACGCCAAGCTCATGTCCGCCACCGCACTGTTCCTGGGCTTCAACGTCCATCTCGTCGAGTATCTAGTGATTTCCGCTTTCCTCGGAGGCGTCATCACCGTCGCCATATTGAAGTACCGGAATTCGGCACTTGCCGTGTTCACCAGCCGTAACATGTTTCTGCGTCATTTCGCCGACGACGCCGTCGGCGTTCCCTACGGCATCGCGCTCGGCCTCGGCGGGCTCGTCGCCTATCCCAATTCACCGCTGGTGGTCTGGGCGCTGGAGCGGCTGGCAACAAACTGA
- a CDS encoding TadE/TadG family type IV pilus assembly protein produces the protein MSVRAGAQTAISKLAAGLASLIPDRRGVAAVEFALIAPLLLSMYFVTMEVAQGIEANKKVGRVGSMVADLITQQSEVTPAQLQAILKIGGSIMQPYNRSAPKIVVTAIDITPDPGSQVKVAWSGKLENGVYSKDAAAGTATTVPTTLKMPGTFLIRVDSYLDYRPVITWSASAKSTLGLMAAFDNISMKETYYLRPRMSPTIKCAAC, from the coding sequence ATGTCTGTTCGTGCGGGGGCACAAACTGCGATATCGAAGCTGGCGGCAGGACTTGCCAGCCTGATCCCGGACCGTCGCGGCGTGGCGGCGGTGGAGTTCGCGCTGATCGCGCCGCTGCTCCTGTCCATGTATTTCGTGACCATGGAAGTGGCGCAGGGCATCGAGGCCAACAAGAAGGTCGGGCGGGTCGGAAGCATGGTGGCCGACCTGATCACGCAGCAGTCCGAAGTAACCCCTGCTCAACTTCAGGCTATCTTGAAGATCGGCGGATCGATCATGCAGCCCTACAACCGCTCCGCGCCCAAGATCGTGGTGACCGCGATCGATATCACGCCGGATCCGGGATCGCAGGTCAAGGTCGCCTGGTCGGGAAAGCTCGAGAACGGCGTCTACAGCAAGGACGCCGCCGCCGGAACCGCGACAACCGTGCCGACGACGCTCAAAATGCCTGGCACCTTCCTGATCCGCGTCGACAGCTATCTGGACTACAGGCCGGTCATCACCTGGTCGGCAAGCGCCAAGTCGACACTCGGTCTCATGGCGGCATTCGACAATATCTCGATGAAGGAAACCTACTATTTGCGGCCGCGCATGAGCCCGACCATCAAATGCGCGGCCTGCTGA